DNA from Flavobacterium aestivum:
CTATTTCAGGATCTTATATCTTTAGCAATAGTATAGATGCAGATTGGTTAACTTATGGTAAAATACGAGCTAATTACGCAGAAACAGGAAGTGATGCTAGCTTTGCTCAAATTCAATCTACTTATGACAGAGGAGATAACTTTGGTAGCACTGCATTATTTTCAAATGAAAATACAAAGAAGAACCAAGATCTAAAAAGCGAGCTTACAAAAGGTACAGAAATTGGTTTAGAAATGGCATTCTTTAAGAGAAGAGTAGGATTTGATGTATCTTATTATAAAACAAACACTACCAACCAAGTAATGAACGTTATACCAACTGCTGTAACTGGATATACTGGTAAAGTTATCAATTCAGGAGACATTCAGAATGAAGGTTTTGAAGTTAGCTTAAACGGAACAATTGTTCAAACAAAAGACTTTTCTTGGGATGCAAGAGTAAACTGGTCAAACAACAAGAGTACTGTAGTTAGCTTATCTCCAGGTATAAACTCAGTTACTATTGGAACATTCAACTTAAACACTAGTGTAGTAGCTGAAGTTGGACAACCTTATGGACTTATAAAAGGATCTGGATATGTTTATAGCGCAAATGGTGAGCGTATTGTTCAACCTGACGGGAACTATGCCTCTAGAGCTGGGGTAACAATAGGTGATATCAACCCTGATTGGATTGGTGGGATAAATAATAGCTTCAAATACAAAAATCTAAGTTTAAGTTTCTTAATCGATGTTAAAAAAGGTGGAGATGTATTCTCATTAGACCAAGCTTACGGACAAGGTTCAGGACTATATGACAGTACAGTAGGTACAAATGATAGAGGTTTCCCAATTAGAAACACGCTTGCAAATGGTGGAGGTCAAATCTTACCAGGAGTACAACAAACAACAAATGCTGATGGTAGTGTAACAACTACTCCAAATACAGTATATGCTGCAGTAACAACAGACGATGGTTATAGTAATCTAGGAAATAATTCATTCCCTACTCAAGCATTTGTTTATGACGCATCTTATGTAAAGCTTCGTGAAGTATCATTAAGCTACCGCTTACCTTCATCAATATTACACGGAACACCTTTTAACGATGTAAACTTTACTGTAAACGGTAATAACTTATGGATCATTAGCAAAAATCTTCCTGATGCAGATCCTGAAGCAGGTTTTTCTTCTGGAAATTTCCAAGGAGTACAGACAGGTGTAATGCCTACAGTTAGAGAAATTAGCTTTAATGTAAAACTTCAATTTTAAAAAAATGAAAAAAATAACAATAGCCACCTTTGCAATTAGTAGTTTACTCTTTTTGGCTTCATGTTCTTCTGACTTAACAGAATTAAATGATAACACAAAAGCATTTACAGTAGCTACTCCTGCCTCATTAATGGCAAGTGCACAGAAACGATATGCTGATTTTTTAGCAAATGCAGATGTAAACCAAAACAATTTTAGAATGTATGCCCAACAGTCATGTCAAACTGAATATGTTGAGGAAGCCAATTACAACATGACAATAAGATCAATGAGTGATAGCAACTACATTAATCTTTATCGTGATGTTCTTCAAGATTTAAACAATGCTGAGCAAATCCTCAAAAAGGAAAAGACACTTAGTGACGAAGAAGTTCAAATACAAAAAAACAAAATTGCAATATTAGAAATTCAAATGGTAAATGCTTACCAATCTTTGGTTGACATATTTGGTAATATGCCATATTCACAAGCATTAGACATTAACAACTTAACACCTGTATATGACAATGGCGAAACCATCTATACAGATTTAATTAATAGATTAAACATTGCAATTGCAAACCTTGATACACAATCAACCAGTTTCGGAAGTAGTGATTTAGTTTACGGAGGAAATGTAGGCAAGTGGAAAAAATATGCCAATTGTGTTAAATTAAAATTAGGAATGCATTTAGTAGATGTTAATCCTGCTACTGCAAAAGCAACAGTTGAAAGTGCTTATAACTCTGGTTTGATTTCTTCTAATGGTGACAATGCTGTGTTTAAATATCTAAATGCAGATCCGAATGGAAATCCTTTTTTCAATTTATTCAATGGAAATCCTCACTATAATCCAACTCAGTTTTTGGTAAACACTTTAAATGGATTAAACGACCCGAGAATTGATAAATTTTTGGATCCTACTTCAAAAATAGGTGGAGTTTATGTTGGAGCAGTATATGGCAAAAAAAGTTTATATAAATCTTCATCAAGTTTAAATCCACAATTTAGAGTACGTGAACTTCCTTGTCTAATCTTTGATTATGCTGAAACAAATCTACTTTTAGCTGAAGCAGCGGAAAGAGGATATAATGTAGGGGGAACAACAGAGTCTTACTACGACAAAGGAATTACTGCAAGTATGGCTTATTGGGGTGTAGCATCAGCTGATGTAACTAACTACTTATTACAACCAAGTGTAGCTTTTGCTACAGCAACAGGAACACCTATTCAAAGAATTGCTAATCAACTATGGATTGCTTACTTTAATAGAGGTTTTGAAGCGTGGACAGAATATAGACGTCTAGATTATCCAAACTTACAAGCTCCTCCAACTGCTGTAGCTGCAGCAAACGGAAAAGTACCTGTAAGAATGATTTATTCTCACTTAGACAAATCGCAAAACAGCACTAATTATGCAGCTGCTTCAGCTGCAATTGGTGGAGATTTAATGACTACTAAATTGTTTTGGGATAAGAACTAGAGTTATACACTTACCCATACATTCAAGTAAGTAAATAAGTAAATAACACTATAATAAGGTAAAATCCATTGAACCTTTTTGAATTAGTAAACAAATTAGCGTTACCCTCCTTTGAAAACACCAAAGGAATTACAAAAAAACTACTTTGGATACATTATGGGTAAGTAAAATATTACCCTTTAAAAAAACATTTTTTTAACCACCGCAATGCGGTGGTTTTTTTATTTAGAACAACTTATCTTTCTACATTAACTTATTTTAATCTCTATTTTGAACTGAAAAAAAACTAACTATCGAGATCAATTATTACTCATCTTTATGGTCATATGATTCATCTCCGTTTTCGATATTATCTGATGATTTATCATCAATATATTCATAAACAACATTTGAATGAGAGCTAAAAAATGAATGCTTTTCTATTTGAACTTCCTCTTCAACTTCTGGTTTTGGTAAATTGACAAAATTGCCATTTTCGTCAAAACGCTGCATGAATTTATCATTTGATGGATCGTAATCAGGATGTTCCCAATCGTATTTTATTACTTTTTTAAATTCTGTTTTTTTATAAAAAAAAGTAAGAACCAAGCCTGCAATCAATCCTGACAAATGCCCCTCCCAAGAAATGGTTTCATCAATTTTTGGAAAAACATACCAAACCATTCCACCATAGAGGACCACTACTGTTAGTGACAAAGCTACTAATCGATAATATTTGGTTTGTATTCCTTTAAAAAAAATAAAAGATACCAATACATAGATTAAACCACTAGCTCCAATATGATAATTAGTTCTTCCAATAATCCAAGTTATTGCTCCGGAAAGCAAAATTCCATATACTATTATCCCCAATGCCTCTTTCCTGTAAAAAAAGAATAATGCTGCCAAAAGTACTAGCAATGGAATCGAATTATTGTAAAGATGCTCAATATTGGAGTGAATGAATGGGCTAAAAATAATGCCTTGTAATCCTGAAAAAGTTCTTGGCAAAATTCCGTGATTATCAAAATCAAAACCAAAACGAATTTCTAACCAATATATAAACCACAGGAATAAAACAAAAAAAAGCGGCACTCCTACTACTGCATTCGTAAACTTAAAATGATTTTCTTCCATTTTTATAGAGTTCTTAGATTATTAGTCCATTTATATTGTTAGACTTATAAAACAAATCAAAAATGTGTCCAAAAGCAATTTAATGTTATTTTGTCATATAAAAAATCTCTGTTATGAAAACAAAAGCCGTAGCCCTGATGGAAATGGAAAGCCCGCAGTCTTGCTGACTTAAATTTTTTGTGTTTGAAAAGCGACTGAAAGAAGCTCTTACAAACACTTAAAAATTTTGTCAAAAAGACGAGGACTTGAAATGTACAGCAGGAAATAGCTCCAGAAAAATATAGTTATAAAAACTGAAAATTGTGTAATTTTACCACATGGAAGCACCACTAGCAGAACGCATACGCCCTCAAAAACTCGAAGACTATATCAGCCAATCCCATTTGGTTGGCCCAAATGGTTCGTTGACCCAACAAATTACTAAAGGAATAATCCCTTCCTTGATTCTTTGGGGACCTCCTGGAACGGGAAAAACGACTTTGGCACAAATCATCGCTCAAGAATCCAAACGCCCATTTTATGTTTTAAGTGCTATTAATTCAGGAGTGAAGGATATTAGAGATGTAATTGAGAAAGCGAGACAAAGTGGTGGTTTATTTACTGCCAAAAATCCAATTTTATTTATTGATGAGATTCACCGCTTTAGTAAATCGCAGCAGGATTCATTATTGGCTGCAGTTGAAAAAGGATGGATTACACTCATAGGTGCTACTACAGAAAATCCGAGTTTTGAGGTTATCCCCGCTTTATTGTCTCGTTGTCAGGTATATATTTTGAATGCGTTTACTAAAGCTGATTTGGAACATTTATTACAGAGAGCGATAAAAAAAGACACCTATTTAGCTACAAAAAAAATTGAATTACTTGAAACAGAGGCTCTACTGCGTCTTTCTGGTGGCGATGGACGCAAACTATTAAATATTTTCGAACTGGTCGTAAATGCCTCCGCTGAAGACCAAATTTTGATTACCAATGACCGAGTTTTTGAATTAGTACAACAAAATACAGTTTTGTATGACAAAAGCGGCGAACAACATTATGACATTGTTTCGGCTTTCATAAAGTCGATTCGAGGAAGCGATCCTAATGCTGCTGTTTATTGGTTGGCAAGAATGATTGAAGGTGGTGAGGATGTAAAATTTATTGCCCGAAGAATGCTGATTTTATCCAGTGAAGATATAGGAAATGCAAATCCTACGGCTTTTATTATGGCCAATAATGCTTTTCAAGCTGTATCAACTATTGGATATCCCGAAAGCAGAATTATTTTGAGCCAATGCGCCATTTATCTTGCCACTTCTCCAAAAAGTAATACCGCTTATATGGCAATAGGTACCGCTCAACAATTAGTAAAGCAAACGGGTGATTTACCAGTACCTATTCATCTGCGTAATGCTCCAACTCAATTAATGAAAGAGTTAGGTTATGGTGAGGAATATAAATATTCACATGATTATGCCAATAATTTTGCAGAACAGGAGTTTTTACCAGATTCCCTAAGCAATACTCCTATTTATATTCCAGGTGCAAATTCTAGAGAAAATACTACTCGGGAATTCTTAAAAAATAGATGGAAAGACAAGTATGGTTATTAAAATTAGGATTGCAGATTTTAAAATCTTATTGTTATACAATTGATTAAAACTTCACTGCAACTTTCTCTGATATTAAAGTATCATTTTGATAATATTCAAAATACCATTGATTGTTTTTAGATATTAAAACCCCTTGCAAAGTTCCTTTTGTAGCTGAGTAAATAGTTGGATTCGTAGTTTTGTATACTTTCATAACCACTTTTGGCGTATTGTCTACTAACTGATATCCATTTTTAATAGGCTGTGCAAATAACATATTAGCCTCATTTAAATCTGCATTATCAGGCACATTTACAGCAGTCGTTGCAGCTACTACAGCAGTTGTTGTTGCTGGCGCAATTACTGAAGTAACACTGTCCGTTTTTGGACTTTTTACAGCCCCTCCATTATATTTATAATGCAAGGCATAAATAGATATGAAAGCATCATTTAAAGCTTCTGCATAAGCCACATCAAACTCTTTTTCTCTACTTTTACCTATTTCCGATTTAAAAACGATTTTACCATAACAATCTTTGAAAGTGACATACAATTTAGTTACCATAAATCCGCTTTCTTTAGAGACATCAACATTCAAAAGACTACATCTATCGTTATATTCATTCGGAATAGTTTCATTAGTATAAAAAGCAACAAAACCAGCTTTCTTCAAATTAAATTTTGTCAATGTATTAAGTCGGTATCCATTTTCCTCCTTTATAAAATCATACTTTGTTGGAACTATAACTGCTATATAATCATTTATAGATTGAGAAAAACCGTAGTTTACTACGAATAACAATAGAAAAAGAAATTTAGGTTTCATATTTTATAAATATTTTTTTAGTTCTAATAAATGATTTACTTGCTTAATATTTTGTTTTACTTGTATTCTCTTGTCATTAAAAAAAATTGCATCAAGACCAGCATCAAGTGCACCTTGTACATCAGCCTCTAGACAATCTCCAATCATGACACTATTTTCTCTATTGGCTTGAGCCAAATTGAGAGCATATTCAAAAATAATAGGATTTGGCTTTTTAACTCCTGCCATTTCAGAATTAGTAATCGTTTTAAAAAAACCGCCAATATTAGAATTGTTGATTTTTTTATACTGCACATCGGCAAAACCGTTGGTAATAATATGTAATTTATACTTTTTCCCTAGATATTCCAGCACTTCTATTGTTCCGTCAAACAAACGATTATTTTCGGGCAAAAGTTGAATGTAGTCATGCGCTATACTATCTATTTGGGCGTCCGAAACAAAATACTCCAGCGCATCAAATGTATGTTTAAGTCGGTTATACCTTAACTCAGCATGGGTAATTTTATCATACTGATATAATTTCCAACAGGCTTGATTGATCGGTGCATATTTTTCTATAAAATCGGCAATTTCGATTGTTGGGTGATCTTTCTTTAAAATAACTTCGAAAGCCAATTCGGAATTGACATCAAAATCCCAAAGTGTGTGATCCAAATCAAAGAATATATCAGTTATTTTATTAGCAAAAGACATGAATGGTATTATTTAAAAATTCGTTTATCGAAAGGAAAATCGGTTTGTTCAGTAATTTTAATTTTATAAAAATCAACATGATATGGATTAATCAAAAAATTAAAATCTCCTTTTACTACCGCTGAAGGCACTTTCAAAACACAAGCTTCGTTTCTTCTTATAAAATCATCTCCCAAAAGAGGTGTCTCAAAGGTACAAGGAAAAACATTCCAATCTATATTAACTTTACTGATATCTAAAATTTCAACAAAAATATCATCTGGAATATCTATTGTTAGCATAACAAAATCATTAGGCAATGTTGCTAGCGAAAGGTGAACCAAAACTTCGGCCATTGCTAAAGCTCTGCTGTGTGCACAATAAATAATCTCGGTTCCTTTTGAATTCCAACGTGCTCCCGAAATTGATGCTCCTTTTCCGGATAACTCAATCGGGTATTTTTTGCGTGTTAATCGAAAAACTTCCATTAAACAAAAATCCCTTGATCTATTTTATTCAGTTCATTAACCACCATTTCTTTGCCGTATGAATCTCTGAGTAATTCAATAGGTTCTAAATTTCCAAGTGCAAATGAAGGTGTGTTTAGCCATAAATAAAATTGCTCTTCCGTATCAAAAACAGCATTTCCCAAAGAAGTTACCTCTGCCAATTCTAATATTTTTTCGGACTGTAGCGGTTTGAAAATAAAATCC
Protein-coding regions in this window:
- a CDS encoding SusD/RagB family nutrient-binding outer membrane lipoprotein, encoding MKKITIATFAISSLLFLASCSSDLTELNDNTKAFTVATPASLMASAQKRYADFLANADVNQNNFRMYAQQSCQTEYVEEANYNMTIRSMSDSNYINLYRDVLQDLNNAEQILKKEKTLSDEEVQIQKNKIAILEIQMVNAYQSLVDIFGNMPYSQALDINNLTPVYDNGETIYTDLINRLNIAIANLDTQSTSFGSSDLVYGGNVGKWKKYANCVKLKLGMHLVDVNPATAKATVESAYNSGLISSNGDNAVFKYLNADPNGNPFFNLFNGNPHYNPTQFLVNTLNGLNDPRIDKFLDPTSKIGGVYVGAVYGKKSLYKSSSSLNPQFRVRELPCLIFDYAETNLLLAEAAERGYNVGGTTESYYDKGITASMAYWGVASADVTNYLLQPSVAFATATGTPIQRIANQLWIAYFNRGFEAWTEYRRLDYPNLQAPPTAVAAANGKVPVRMIYSHLDKSQNSTNYAAASAAIGGDLMTTKLFWDKN
- a CDS encoding rhomboid family intramembrane serine protease; protein product: MEENHFKFTNAVVGVPLFFVLFLWFIYWLEIRFGFDFDNHGILPRTFSGLQGIIFSPFIHSNIEHLYNNSIPLLVLLAALFFFYRKEALGIIVYGILLSGAITWIIGRTNYHIGASGLIYVLVSFIFFKGIQTKYYRLVALSLTVVVLYGGMVWYVFPKIDETISWEGHLSGLIAGLVLTFFYKKTEFKKVIKYDWEHPDYDPSNDKFMQRFDENGNFVNLPKPEVEEEVQIEKHSFFSSHSNVVYEYIDDKSSDNIENGDESYDHKDE
- a CDS encoding replication-associated recombination protein A, coding for MEAPLAERIRPQKLEDYISQSHLVGPNGSLTQQITKGIIPSLILWGPPGTGKTTLAQIIAQESKRPFYVLSAINSGVKDIRDVIEKARQSGGLFTAKNPILFIDEIHRFSKSQQDSLLAAVEKGWITLIGATTENPSFEVIPALLSRCQVYILNAFTKADLEHLLQRAIKKDTYLATKKIELLETEALLRLSGGDGRKLLNIFELVVNASAEDQILITNDRVFELVQQNTVLYDKSGEQHYDIVSAFIKSIRGSDPNAAVYWLARMIEGGEDVKFIARRMLILSSEDIGNANPTAFIMANNAFQAVSTIGYPESRIILSQCAIYLATSPKSNTAYMAIGTAQQLVKQTGDLPVPIHLRNAPTQLMKELGYGEEYKYSHDYANNFAEQEFLPDSLSNTPIYIPGANSRENTTREFLKNRWKDKYGY
- a CDS encoding YjjG family noncanonical pyrimidine nucleotidase, translated to MSFANKITDIFFDLDHTLWDFDVNSELAFEVILKKDHPTIEIADFIEKYAPINQACWKLYQYDKITHAELRYNRLKHTFDALEYFVSDAQIDSIAHDYIQLLPENNRLFDGTIEVLEYLGKKYKLHIITNGFADVQYKKINNSNIGGFFKTITNSEMAGVKKPNPIIFEYALNLAQANRENSVMIGDCLEADVQGALDAGLDAIFFNDKRIQVKQNIKQVNHLLELKKYL
- a CDS encoding RES family NAD+ phosphorylase, which translates into the protein MEVFRLTRKKYPIELSGKGASISGARWNSKGTEIIYCAHSRALAMAEVLVHLSLATLPNDFVMLTIDIPDDIFVEILDISKVNIDWNVFPCTFETPLLGDDFIRRNEACVLKVPSAVVKGDFNFLINPYHVDFYKIKITEQTDFPFDKRIFK